Within Paenibacillus albicereus, the genomic segment CTGCCTGGAGGCGGGCATGGACGATTACCTCAGCAAGCCGATCCGGCGAGACAAGCTGGAGGAGGCGCTTGCGGCCTTCCGGATCTCGGCGAAGGCTCGGCCGTCGCGAAGCTGAGCGGCCGGTCGAGATCGCCGGGAAGCCGGCGCCTGCGGAGAGCTTGTCTCTGGGGCCGCTGCATGAAGTCCCGCATGACAAGAAAAACCCGGAAAGAACGGAGCCCGCTCCGTTCTTTCCGGGTTTTTAGGCATGCGGCCATGCAGCAATCGGCCTGCAGGCGTGAGATTCGCTGTCCTGCTGAGGGCACCGCGCGAATGCGGTGCCGGGGGCGTCTCGGGCCATGCGGCTGCGCAGCGAACGCCGCGCCGCCGCAGCTTTTGTCTGTCCACCCCGCCTGATGCCTGCTACACCCAGCCTTTCCTTAGAACGCCCAGTTGCCGGCGCGGAAGATCGGCTCCGCGCTGCCGTCCTCGGCGATGCCGTCGATGTTCATGTCGGCGGAGCCGATCATGAAGTCGACATGCGTGAGGCTCGTATTCAGGCCCCGCGCCGCGAGCTCTTCCTGGGAGAGCCCTTTGCCGCCCTCGATGTTGAAGGCGTACGCGCTGCCGAGCGCCAGATGGTTCGAGGCATTCTCGTCGAACAGCGTATTGTAGTAGAGGATGTTCGAGCGGGAGATCGGCGAGTCGTGCGGCACGAGCGCCACTTCGCCGATGCGGCGGGCGCCGGCATCCATTTCGAGCAGTCCCTCCAGCGTCTCCAGGCCGCGCTCGGCTTCCGCCTTGACGACGCTGCCGTTCTCGAACGTCAGCTTGAAGTTGTCGATGATGTTGCCGCCGTAGCTGAGCGGCTTGGTGCTCGAGACGTAGCCGTTCACGCCGTCCGCCTTGGCGGCGGTGAACACTTCCTCGGTCGGCAGGTTCGCGACGAACGGGATGCCGGCCTCGTTGATGCTGTCCGCCGCCACCCACAGATGGCCGTCGGGCAGCTCGATCGTCAGGTCGGTTCCCGGCGCGGTATAGTGCAGCTTCTTGTACTTGCGGGCGTTCAGATGCTGGGAGCGCGCGTTCAGGCTCGCGATATGCTCTTCCCACGCCGCCACCGGATCGTCGAGATCGCAGCGGACGGCTTTGAGGATCGAGGTCCACAGGCTTATGTACTGCTCTTCCTCAGTCGAGCCGGGGAACACTTTGGCTGCCCATGCCTTGGACGGGGCGGCGACGACGCACCAGCTGAACTTGTCGGACTGCGTCATCTGGCGGTAGGCCGCCATCGCTTTGCCGTACGTTTTCTGATGGTTGACGATCCGCTGCTTGTCGATGCCCTTCAGCAGGTCGGGATCGGAGGAGACGACGCTGATGGCGGCTCCGCCTTGCTCGCCGAGCTCCGTCATTTCGCCGGCGTACCATTTCGGCTCCTCGAGGAACGCCTCGTCGGGAGCGAGCTCGTAGCGGGTGCGGGCGATCGTATCGTCAGACCAG encodes:
- a CDS encoding aminopeptidase, with protein sequence MSKLQQQIERYADLVIRVGVRIQPGQKLAINATLDSADLVRALVRKAYEAGAFSVKVNWSDDTIARTRYELAPDEAFLEEPKWYAGEMTELGEQGGAAISVVSSDPDLLKGIDKQRIVNHQKTYGKAMAAYRQMTQSDKFSWCVVAAPSKAWAAKVFPGSTEEEQYISLWTSILKAVRCDLDDPVAAWEEHIASLNARSQHLNARKYKKLHYTAPGTDLTIELPDGHLWVAADSINEAGIPFVANLPTEEVFTAAKADGVNGYVSSTKPLSYGGNIIDNFKLTFENGSVVKAEAERGLETLEGLLEMDAGARRIGEVALVPHDSPISRSNILYYNTLFDENASNHLALGSAYAFNIEGGKGLSQEELAARGLNTSLTHVDFMIGSADMNIDGIAEDGSAEPIFRAGNWAF